AATCACTTAAAGGCCTTTGTACATACtgagaaatttaaaataaatacacagttaTTATCTAAATAGGattaaaatacagattaaaGAGCAGCATACTGTCTATAAATGCTTAACAATTGAGAGACAAACACCAATTTCGTCAAGAAAAAATACCTTGTCTTTCCTCATTAACCCTTTTAAAGAGACTATTTGCACTTTTAACAATTTATACATTTCCACATTCAGAATTAATGATCACTCACCTAAGACTGTTTTCATCAGTCAGATGAACTGACCGAGCTTTATACTTATCATACAATGTTTCTTCAACGAGAAACATCTCTGGGATGATCCTCCCCTTATCTGATATGTTTGGTCTGGTTCCAGTATGTTTGATTCAGGCATGATTCCTCCAGAGATACATTAATTCCATGCTATCGTCATGAAGCATTATTTTTCTCATTAGCAACACATTTCAGTAGGGAGATGGGGCTAATGGGTTAATAATGAAGCTAATGTGTAGTACATGTAGAGACATTATTGATGTGGTTTACCAGACAATCAAACAGGCAGTCAAGTCAATGATGTATAGCATAAGAATGAtagaaaaaagaacattttccatttgagtacaacaataaaaaatctTCCATGTGACGTTCCACTGACCAGCAAACAGTAAGAACCAGGAACAAAAACCCAGGCAAAAGCTTtatttctcatatttatttttttcctaacaTCTAATAATCCCATATTCATGTACAATCACAGTGTATTCTTTGCACCATGGCTTGAGTAATTTTATTTGATGCTACCAGTAGTTACTTTGCATATTCAgattatacacacaaaaaaatgatgtggttatgaaatatgcattttattgattaaagcaaagaaaagtgtATGAAGTAGTTAAATCTAGTTGCAGCTtgaccagctgcaacattaaaatgctgcttacacgaTGCATCGATTACAATAATCCAATAATCAAATTATCAATGACAATCCACATGTCCCATGTCTACTACTACTATTGTCATTATTAGTCATATTACTGTAGTTATGTCAATGACTGAATGAACATATTGCATCCTGTATGTTTTGACCTTAACCTCTTCCTCCACATGGTTGCCGTAGTTACTGATGGTCCTGCTCAGCTGTGTGGATCTAGGCATGTACAAGCTGTGTGAAGACGGGAGCTACAACCTGCAAGTTAGTGTGACCCCTGCACTTTTATAAGTGGGAAGTGAGAAATTTTCATTATATTCGTATTTCATTGTTAGAGTGTTGaggcaaaataaaaatggtATCAAGCAAACTACATAGTTCACTCACTGTTCAGTGTGAGACTTCAGTAATAGTGGTTGGAGTAAAGTCAATGCCAGTAATCCAAGTAGTATGTAACCTAAAACCTCAAGCTAACTAAAATACATGGGTACAGTTTTTCAGACAGAATTGGCCAAATGCTTTGAAGTTGTCCAGTAACTTATACCAAAATGTGGTTGTCTTTATGGTTTTCAGTTTATGGGTAGACAGTTGCTAAAGCTTGTGGTAGGCTGTCAGTTCAGTTCTGTGTGCATTGTGCTTGTGCCAAAGAAGaccacacgcgcgcgcacacacacacacacacacacacacacacacacacacacacacacacacacacacacagacatgtgtaATGTTAAAGGAAATCACAAATTCTATTCTATAATGTTATTAGGACCCATGAGAtgcatacatttaaatgatCCTGActgcattctctctctctttgtagtATTACAGTTATGCACCTGTTTGGTTGTAAATTTAGCTTCAAGACGGAGCAAAGACACCATCACAAAAAACTTTACTCTGGTCCATGGTTAGTTTTAGACTCCCTAATTTATGTATTCCACCTTGCACAATTTGTGCATTAATATCTgttcatgtttctctctttcactaaATCAACCAATCTTACTGTGGAGGACTGGAGGTTATGGTCATAATGTCTTGATCTCTCCTGATTGTTGACAAGGAAACATGTACACCAACATCCTGGAGAGCATTCTTGACTTGCTGTGCAGTCATGAAGGGGGTTTCTGACTGGAGGAATGTACCGCCTGTAAAACctaacatttcattttcctcctaGTTAATATTATCCCAATAGGTTTTGACAGTATAAGTCAAATATGAGCTaatgatgtttgtcatttctgtGTCAGAAAAATGAGATCCAAATGAGGTTTACTATTTGATTTGGATGCAGGACTCCCAGCTGTGAATCAGAAAATGTGACCACATCCTGTTAAAACCTCCACATCTGCTGTCATCATCATTTCTAAAGCTTGTTCAATTATTATTCACTGTCTGTGAAACAACTCCAGGATTTGTCACCGATCGGTCTTGTGTCTCTGCTATTAGGAGAGATTCAAGTTTTTCTCCAACTAAAACAAAGCTGTGGATTAgtgtggatttttcctttatttctccATAGACTGTTTCCCTACAGAGAGGTACAAGGCTGTATCTGGCGTTTTTTCACTACTAGACTGATTATTTACACTTCTGGCATGCAAATGACAAGGAATGCTATCTCTTATCAAAAATCTCTGCATGCCTGTCACTCACCGTTTGATGTCCTCCAGTCTCTCCACCTCGTGGTCAATATAAGTTCTCAAGTAATTGATCAGCTTCCGTTCAACACTGATCGCCTGCTTTACGTTCAGCAGCGACGTATACATTTCACCTACAGAAACGGGGATCACAGCTGAAGCCAGGAGACCCCAATTTATGTAAACACATGCAATGCACTTCATCTCCAAGACAGAGAATAAAGCTGGCGTTACTCCAGCAGCTACTGACTGTTTCCTCTCAGTGTACTGAACAGCACTGAGGATCTTCAGGGTTTGTGCCTCCTGGCTCTCCCCTGGTTCACAAACGTGCCTCTACAGTCCTCTCTGGGATCTCCTTCAGGTCTGAGATCAGCTTTTTGTTCATGGGACAGACCTGCAGCCTGCACTCAAAGCACAAGCACTTTCACATTACCGCGCGCACGTGACAGCTTTATTAGttcaataatcacaaaaatagGCTGCGAAAAGTTTATTGAGTTTGTGTCCAGCGCCAGTTTGTGATTAAACCAGCTGCACGTTCAATTTGTGCTTGGCTGCATGCAAATTAATTATACCACGGtatcatcattcatttactttaaaaaaaaaagttttttaaaaattaaatcttATGTGTATTTCATATTAAATCTTTAATCAAATACTTGTGCATATTGGTATTGAGTTTGGAGTTGTAGCGACACCTGCAGGTTGATGTTATGCACAACAAGCTGCAGTAATAAAACTGCACAGTTCAGATATTTCAGCAtttgagtgagaaagagagagagcagtaaaTTATCGCTATACAGtgttatttcatattattatatgtgCTATTTAAACAgtagtagatagatagatgaagTAAAAGATAGATagagtactttattaatcccaaatgGAAATTACACAGTGGTACAGCAGCCACTTaatataaatcagaaaaaacaaaaatgatgggctgagtaaaaaaaaaaaaaagctaaattattATCACAAAATAAGCtaacttaaatataaaaataaatagtggCATTAGTAATTTGATTTGCTGGAAACCAGCATACAATGAATTTATAGGGAACAActtattaaaaattattattttcccccaaaacaaataaatgcatcattttataaCTAAGTGTATGACATGcatgcataaaaatgtacaatcaaAGAATAATTATGTAGTATATTGATATCTGATCTGTATAGTTTCCCTGTCATAGAAAgtgcaaatataaaaactgCACAGAAATGGTATTATTCAAATTCATAGTTAAATTATGACAAAGAAAGTACACATTTTAACACATAATTTGAATATTTGGGTGCTCAAGGGTGACGCCTTACAggattgttttaattatttcttatGGTTGAGATATTTAACCCATGAGACCTGTAACACAGTCtgacaaaaatcaaatatgataATTATATGTATACACATTCAATTCATACATGATTTACATCCAAATATTACAATGCTTATCTGCAAGTAGGGCTTGAAATACAAAGCACAGATTGTCTGATTTCtgagtttttgtcttttaaatatttgtgcATATAGAGCCTAATAAAGGTAAGTGGCAGAAGGCCAGAAGCATTTTGAGTCAGCCTCCCTGCAACTCAGTCACACAGTTCATCATAAATCTTGTGTGATCAGCACTGCAGCCAGAATTGGAGACTGAATCTAAACTTTACTGTAGAGCACCTTGAATTAACTCTCTCCTTATTGATGATACTGGGTCAGATGTACAGTCATGGCCTGGTTTATATTTAACTGAGGTAGatctataaaactgttgaaCTTGTCTCTAAAAATGGTGCcaatgtgtaaataaaagaaaggggTTATGATTGCTCTCTGAGGGCAGCAGACGGTAAAAGAGTTTTATTCTATTAATGAGAAATTCTTGTTTagagtttttgatttttttcagcatttataaatgttttatagtttGTAAATCTTCAGATTACAATGAAACTTAATcatttgttgtatttctatataaagaaaatattttaaacatgacaaatacgtcttttgtcatttgtatattttatttaagagCTGTGTCAAAACTGAATCAGTCAGTTTAAAAAGCAGTCCTGCGGTTTGCCTCTGACACGTGGTTTGACCTTGTTTGTGCAGCAGAGGAAAGTTTTCCCAATGTAGCCCCTGAGACTCTGATCCCGAAAACCGTAGATGAGCGGGCTGAGAAAGCGTGGAATGAGGACGAAACAGAAGTAATTGAAAAAGGCGATGTCTTCTGGTAGCCAGTTGGCATGCAGCACTATGAGAGTTTCAGTGATGGGGATAGTGTAAGCCAACATGCACAGCAACAGCTGAAAGCCATGCAGCAGCACAGTGTGCATGGCTTTGCTCACAGACACTCGGTCTTGTCTCATCTTCCTGGTTTCCAGCAGGATTCTCATGTATGTGAAGAGGATGATGACAGCCACAACTGCAAAGAAGAGCACACTCACAGCAACTTTGATTAATGTCTGGATTGGAGATAAGTTGATGATGAAACGATTACAAAGCACAGGGGTAGAGGAGGCATCCACAGCAGGGTAACGTTTCCCGATGGAGTGGTCAATGACAGGGGAGATACAGCTGATGAGCCACAGAGACAGTATAATGATCCAGATGCGATCTGAGCGCCAGGTGGCCGGGCACTGGAGAGGATAGAAGATGGCAACGTATCGCTCCAGTGACATGGTGGCCAGGATTAAGGGTGTGTTCTGGAAAGTTGCTGTGGATATGAACAGCAGAGGAACACAGTAGACAATGGCAAATTTTACCTTGCCCATGACAAAGAGGAAGAGcaagacagaggacaggagCTGAAGGGTGTCATTGACTAGCATGTAGGCAAACAGGATGTAGCGTGAGGTGTCCAGAAACTGCCTGTGAGATGCAAAGATGTGAAGCATGAGGACAATGAAGCAGAGGAAGACGCAGAAGAAGGGGATAACCACACACACTTTGATTATCACAGACAGGCTTTTGTGGGATGTTGCATTGAGTGGAAATTCAGTCAGATTCTGCATTTTTTCATGTGCATGTGGACTGGAGCAAACCTGTTAAAGAGAGAAATAACTTAAAGGCCTTTGTACATACtgagaaatttaaaataaatacacagttaTTATCTAAATAGgattaaaataaagattaaagagCAGCATACTGTCCATAAATGCTTAACAACTGAGAGACAAACACCAATTTCGTCAAGAAAAAATACCTTGTCTTTCCTCATTAACCCTTTTAAAGAGACTATTTCCACTTTTAACAATTTATACATTTCCACATTCAGAATTAATGATCACTCACCTAAGAATATTTTCATCAGTCAGATGAAATGACCGAGCTTTATACTTATCATACAATGTTTCTTCAACGAGAAACATCTCTGGGATGATCCTCCCCTTATCTGATATGTTTGGTCTGGTTCCAGTATGTTTGATTCAGGCATGATTCCTCCAGAGATACATTAATTCCATGCTATCGTCATGAAGCATTATTTTTCTCATTAGCAACACATTTCAGTAGGGAGATGGGGCTAATGGGTTAATAATGAAGCTAATGTGTAGTACATGTAGAGACAGTATTGATGTGGTTTACCAGACAATCAAACAGGCAGTCAAGTCAATGATGTATAGCAT
This region of Thunnus maccoyii chromosome 6, fThuMac1.1, whole genome shotgun sequence genomic DNA includes:
- the LOC121898977 gene encoding odorant receptor 131-2-like; this translates as MQNLTEFPLNATSHKSLSVIIKVCVVIPFFCVFLCFIVLMLHIFASHRQFLDTSRYILFAYMLVNDTLQLLSSVLLFLFVMGKVKFAIVYCVPLLFISTATFQNTPLILATMSLERYVAIFYPLQCPATWRSDRIWIIILSLWLISCISPVIDHSIGKRYPAVDASSTPVLCNRFIINLSPIQTLIKVAVSVLFFAVVAVIILFTYMRILLETRKMRQDRVSVSKAMHTVLLHGFQLLLCMLAYTIPITETLIVLHANWLPEDIAFFNYFCFVLIPRFLSPLIYGFRDQSLRGYIGKTFLCCTNKVKPRVRGKPQDCFLN